Below is a genomic region from Rhabdothermincola sediminis.
GACGATCCGCGGCAACCGATCAGCGACCACGATCAGCGGGCGGCAGGCGGCGGCCAGGGCGTGGAGCGCCGCTTTCGGCTGGCGGTCGTGGCCGAGCACCGACCAGGTGACCGAGGGATAGCCATCGGCGAAGCAGAACTGGGCGAAGCCTCCCGTCGGCCGGTACTTGAGTCGGCGGAGCGTCTCCACGTGGTGCTTGACCAGTTCCGCCTGGTAACGCTGGGTCGCCTCCCTCCACTGGTCGAAGGTGGGGTGAGCGGCGGGTGGGACGTACCGGTCGAAGAACGTCTTTTGCAGCGCGTGCACGCGGTGGGCCCGATCCCAATCCAGCGCAGGCCAGCGGTCGGGCTCGAGGAACCCGGCATCGGCCGGGACCGCCTGGGCGCCGAACTCGGTGACGAACCGGGCCAACTTGGGCCACCAGCGCAGCAGCCGTGGGAGGTCCCGCTCGTCACCCAGGTACCAGCCGAGGTAGAGGTGGGTGTCGGTGCCGTCGAGCTTCGGGGGATGCGGGAGCACACCGCTGTGAGGCACCACGGGCCGCGAACCGTCGTTGCGCTCGAGCACGGAGCTGATCGAGTGGTCCAGCACGCTCTTGTTCCACGTCGGGAGCACCTGTGCGGCGATCGCCTTGGCGGCGAGTCGAGCACGGCGGCGAGGGTCGTCGAGCGTGGCGGGCTCGATGTCGATCGCCATCGGCTCGTTGTGCGCGCACCAGATGGCGATCGACGGGTGGTGCCCGAGGAGGTCCACCGCCTCACGGGCCTGGCGGCGAGCCTGGCGACGGACACCGCGCGCGTAGCCCCACTGCAGCGGCATGTCCTGCCAGAGCAGCACGCCCTGTTCGTCGGCGGCCTGGTACAGCTCGGGGCGGCTGATGTGCCCGTGCACCCGCATCAGGTCGAGCCCCGCCTCTCGCACCCTCCTCACGTCGCCGGTGAGGAGGTCGGGTGAGGCATCCGCCAGCGCCACCCGGCTCGGTCCCTGGTTGGTGCCCTTGAGGAAGAGGCGCTCACCGTTCACGGAGAAGATCCAGTTGTCGAGCGCCACCCGGCGCAGGCCGACCGAGCGGCGTACGCGATCGCTGATCCGATCACCGGTCAGCACGTCGAGCTCGATGATGTAGAGCGGCTGGTCCCCGAGCGACCAGGGCCACCACAGGGCCGGATCGGGAACGGTGACTGTCCACTCCAGCCGGTTCTCCCCGGTCGCGACCGGCTGGTCGCGGACCATCTCGACGACCTCGCGACCTCGATGGTCCACGACCCGGGTACGGATCGTCGCGAGCGCCGGGTCGGCCGCGTCGAGCACGGCGCGCAGAGACACGGAAGCTGCGTCCTCGCGGGCATCGCGGCAGACGATGCGGCTGTGCTTGATGCGCAGCGGGCCGCTGGTCTCGAGTCGCACCGGACGCCAGATGCCACCCGGGTTGAAGCTCTGGTCGAGGAGGTCCCAGTGCTGGAACACGCCGGTGAGGTTGCGCTTGCGGGTCCGCTCCCGCTGCCGCGCGCAGGCCACCTCGACGGCCAGCACGTGCTCGGAGCGAGCGGCCAGCTCCCTGGTGATCTCGAAAGCGTGGGGGAAGAAGTAGCCCTCGGTGTCCCCGAGGTAGGTGCCGTCGAGCCACACGTCGCTCGTGTAGAAGACCCCGTCGAGCACCAGCCAGTGGCGCTGCTGCGCCGGCTGCTCACCCCAGGCCGGGGTCGCGGTGGCATCGAGCTCGAAGCGGCGGCGCACCAGCAGTGGTCCGTCCGACTCGGAGAAGGCGGGCGTGGAGCGCCAGTGGCCGGGGACCGGGAGGTCCTCCCACGCCGAGTCGTCGAACTCGGGGTCGGGGTAGGCCCGACGGAGGCTCTCGTCGGCCACCGCCGCCCGCCAGGTGCCCTCGAGGCTCACGCCCGCCCGATCGGGGAGGATCCTCTCGGGTGCCGGTCCCCCGTCCATCGGCGGGGACGCTACCGGACCACGCCACCGGTCGATCGCTGGAGGCCTCGACCGGGAACGCTTCGACAGGCATCTACTAGAGTGAGAGGTCATCGACACGGGGGGGTCGGAAGTGGCCGAGACGACCGCCGAGGGCGAGGCCGGGATCCGCCAGCCGGTCGACGAGCGAGCGCAGCCCGGCACCCGGCGCGAGGGTGGCGACCTCCCTCGTGCTGCTCTCGACTGGTTGCTCGACCGCTCCGCGGAGGTGGTCGTCCTCGTCGACGACGGCGGGATGGTGGCCTACGTGAACCCGACGGTCCGGCGGATGCTCGGCTTCGACGCCCGGAGCCTGGTGGGTCGATCGCTCACCGAGCTGCTCGGTCCGGAGTCGGTGACGGAGCTCGACGGGATGCTCCCGGTCGCCACCGGTGGAGCAGGTTGGAGGGAGTCCCAGCGGGGTGGTCCGCTGCTCCTGGCTGTCCGTGACGCGGAGGGCCGGACGTGCCAGCTGCTCGCGGAGGTCTCCTCCGAGGCGCCCATCGGTGGTCGCCCGTTCACGGCACTGCGGCTGTCCGCCGTCCGGGGCGACGGGCGCCGGACCATCGACGCGCTGGGCCGCCGGCTGGCCTTCGAGGATCTGCTCACCCGGCTGGCGTCGTCGTTCGTCCTGCTCCCCGCCCCCGAGATCGACGAGGGGATCACCCGGGCTCTCGCGGACATCGGCACGTTCAGTGAGGTCGACCGGGCCTACGTGTGCATGCTCGACGACGACCGGGGGACCATCGAGAACACCCATGCGTGGGCCAGCCCCTCCAGGCTTCAGGCGGGGTCCCGGGCGTCGACCGTCGCCCAGGACGCCGTGCCCGCGTGGATGGCCACCCTCCGCGCGTTGGAGCCCGTCTACATCGCACGGGTCGCAGACCTCGACGACCGGTGGGCCCGCGAGCGATCCCTGCTGGCCGCGCACGGCGTGCGCTCGGCGCTCGCCGTCCCACTCGCCACGGAAGGGCGTCTCGTCGGCTTCATCGGGTTCGAGTCGATCGGGACCGAGCGGCTCTGGTCGGACGACCACCTAGCCGTCCTGAGCGCCGCTGCCGGCATCATCTCGCAAGCCCTCGCTCGGTCGGCTGCCGAAGAGCGGTTCGTCACCGCCTTCACCGGGGCGCCCCTCGGGATGGCCCTGCACGGGCCCGACGGTCGGCACCTGCAGGTCAACCGGACCTACTGCGAGCTGGTGGGTCGATCGGAGGACGAGCTCATCGGACGGCCGGTCATCGAGGTCGTGCACCCCGACGACCAGGACGAGCTGCTCGACCGGTACGCGGACCTGCTGGCCGGCCGGGCAGCGCGGATCTCCCACGACGTGCGGGCGTGGAAGGGTGACGGGGAGCTCAGCTGGTTCCGGGCCCACAGCGCGGCGGTCCGTACCAGCGAGGGGGTGCTCCAGTACCTCGTCACCCACCTGGAGGACATCACCGAGCGCCACCAGCAGGAACAGGAGCTCCGACTCAGCGAGGAGCGGTACCGCACGCTCGTCGAGAACTCGCCGGCGCTGGTCACCCGGTTCGATCGCGAGGGCCGGATGGTGTACGTGAGCCCGGCGATCCGGGAACTGGCCTCCGTCGAGCCCCACGAGGTGACCGGTCGGACCAGCGCGGTGTTCACCGACGACGAGCGTGAGTACCGCAAGTGGGTGGCGTCATTGCACCGGGTCTTCGAGACCGGCCAACGCCTCGACACGGAGTGGGAGATCCCCGTCGCCGGGGGCTCGCGGTGGTTCCAGAGCCGGGCCGTGCCCGAGTTCGGCCCCGACGGCCAGGTGGAGCACGTGCTGGTGATGAACACCGACATCACCGCGGTCAAGCGCAGCGAGGCCGAGCTCGCTCGCCAGGCCCTCCACGATCCGCTCACCGGGCTCGCCAACCGGGCACTCTTCCTCGACCATCTCGCTCTGGCGCTGGCCCGGTGCCGCCGGCGGGAGGAGCGGCTGGCGGTCCTCTTCCTCGACCTGGACCGTTTCAAGGTGGTGAACGACTCGCTGGGGCACTCGGCCGGCGACGAGCTGCTGATCGTCGTCGGCCACCGCCTCCAGGAGGTCCTGCGGGCCGGGGACACCGTCGCCCGGCTCGGTGGCGACGAGTTCGTGGTGCTCCTGCCCGATGTCGCCGGCGGCGAGGAGGTCGTGGAGATCGCGGAACGGGTGCTGCACGCGCTGCGCCGTCCGGTCCGGGTCGGAGCCGACGAGGTGTTCCCCACCGGGAGCATCGGCATCGCCCTGGCCCCGGGGACCGCCGGGACCGATGAGCCGATCACCGCCGAGGGTCTGCTGCGGGACGCGGATGCCGCCATGTACCGGGCGAAGGCCCGGGGCCGAGACCGCTTCGAGATGTTCGACGAGAACCTGCGTACCCAGGCCATGGCTCGCCTGCACCTGGAGAGCTTCCTGCGCCGGGCCATCGACCTCGACGAGCTGGAGGTGCACTTCCAGCCGGAGGTCTCGCTCACCACCGGAGCGATCGTGGGCTGCGAGGCGCTCGTGCGGTGGCGTCACCCTGTGGACGGGCTGCTCGATGCGGGCTCGTTCATCTCCGTCGCCGAGGAGTCGGGCCTGATCGTCGACGTGGGCTCATGGGTGCTCCGTGAGGCGTGCCGTCTCGCCAGCCAGTGGCTCACGGGCGATCGGGCCATCGAGACCGTGCGGGTGAATCTCGCGGCTCGCCAGATCGCCCATCCCGACCTGGTGCCCCTGGTGGTCGAGGCACTCGAGGAGAGCGGGCTCGACGCGTCGATGCTCTGCCTGGAGATCACCGAGACCACCGTGATGGCCGATCCCGCGGCCAGCCTGGAGGTGCTCGGCCGCCTGCGGGCCCTCGGCGTCCAGCTGGCCATCGACGATTTCGGGACCGGGTACTCGTCGCTCGCAACCCTCAAGCAGCTCCCGGTGGACATCTTGAAGATCGACCGCTCCTTCGTCGACGGACTGGGCGTGGACCCCGACGACACCGCCATCGTCGACGCCATCGTGAGCCTCGGCCGTGCGCTGGGCCTGGGGATCGTCGCTGAGGGGGTGGAGACCTCGACGCAGCTCCGAGAGCTCCGGGGGCTCGGCTGTGATCGGGCCCAGGGCTTCCTCTTCGCGCCGGCGGTCCCCGCCGATCGGTTCTGGGACGCGTGCGCGCTCGCTCACCAACCGGAGGCCGCGAGCTGAGGCAGCCCAGCGCCCGCGGCCGCCGCCGCGCCCACCGGGCGCCTCGCCGAACTGCCGCCCCGCGAAGGGCGGCGATAGCGTGGCTTCCATGCCGTCTCCCAGCACCCGACCAGAGACCATCGGCGCCCTGCGGCGCTCCGGCTGGGTGTCCCGCCCGGTCAAGGAGGAGATCCGCCAGAACGCGGTGGCCCGCATCCGAGCAGGGGAGCCGCTCTTCCCGGGCGTGCTCGGCTACGACGACACCGTGCTACCGCAACTCGAGAACGCCCTGCTCGCCGGCCACGACGTGATCTTCCTCGGTGAGCGGGGCCAGGCCAAGACCCGCATGATCCGTTCCCTCACCGGCTTGCTGGACGAATGGATGCCGATCGTCGCCGGCTCCGAGATCAACGACGACCCGTATCATCCGGTGTCACGCCACGCCCGCGACCTCGTCGCCGCGGAAGGTGACGACACCCCGGTCGAGTGGGTGCACCGGGACGACCGCTTCGGCGAGAAGCTGGCCACCCCGGACACGTCCATCGCCGATCTGATCGGCGAGGTCGATCCGATCAAGGTGGCCGAAGGGCGCTATCTGTCCGACGAGCTGACGCTCCACTACGGCCTCGTGCCCCGTACCAACCGGGGCATCTTCGCCATCAACGAGTTGCCCGACCTGGCGGAGCGCATCCAGGTCGGCCTCCTCAACGTGCTCGAAGAGCGCGACGTGCAGATCCGGGGGTACAAGATCCGCCTGCCGCTCGACGTCCTGCTGCTCGCATCCGCCAACCCCGAGGACTATACGAACCGCGGCCGCATCATCACCCCTTTGAAGGATCGCTTCGGCAGCCAGATCCGGACCCACTACCCGCTCGACGTGGAGACCGAGGTCGCCATCGCCCGCCAGGAAGCCCGACCGCTCGAAGCCGATGGGCTGCGGGTGGTGGTCCCCGACTACATGGCGGAGGCCGTGGCCGAGCTGAGCCAGCTCGCTCGCCAGAGCCCCCACATCAACCAGCGTTCAGGGGTGTCGGTGCGGCTCACGGTGTCCAACATCGAGACGCTGGTGGCCAACGCCGCCCGCCGGGCCCTGGTCCACGGCGAGACCGACGTCGTGCCCCGGGTGAGCGACCTCGACGCCCTGGCCTCGTCGACGGCCGGCAAGGTCGAGATCGACTCGATCGAGGGAGGGCGCGACGAGCAGATCATCGAGCATCTGCTCAAGGCAGCCGTCCTGTCGGTGTTCCGTGACCACCTGCCCATCGAAGACCTGCGGCCGGTGATCGACGCGTTCGACGGCAGCCGTGTGGTCCACGTCGGTGAGGACGTGCTGTCGGCCGACTACGTGGGGCTGATCACCGAGATCCCCGAGCTACGCGAGCCGGTGCGCCGGTTGACCGGCGGCGACGAGTCGGCCGCATCGGTGGCGGCGGCCGTCGAGTTCGTCCTCGAGGGGCTGCATCTGTCGAAGCGGCTCAACAAGGAGACGGTCGGGGCTCGCGCCCAGTACCGGGGCCGGGGCTGATCGCGGGTTGCGACGCGCCGGTCAGCGGTCGTTGACCAGCTCGTGGACGCCGCCGTCGCCCGCGACCACCACCCGCTCCACCATCTCGCCGAGGAAGATCCCGTGCTCCACCACGCCCGGGATGGCATCGAGACTGGCGGCGAGCCCCCGGGGATCGTCGATCAGACCGAAGCGGGCGTCGGCGAGCAGGTTGCCGTTGTCGCTCCCACCGGGACGGATCGACACGGAGCTGGCCCCCAGCGCCTCGACCCGCGACGCCACGACCCCGGGGGCGAAGGGGAGGATCTCCAGCGGGGTGCCGAAGTCGCCGAGCTGATCGACCAGTTTGTGCTCGTCGACCACCACGATCCATCGCTCGCACATCTGGCCCACGATCTTCTCCCGGGTGAGCGCACCACCTCCTCCCTTCGTGAGGTTGAAGTCGGGGTCGACCTCGTCGGCGCCGTCGATCCCCACGTCGAGCCGGCCGAGGTCGTCGGGAGGGACCACCTGCAACCCGAGGGACCGAGCCAGCTGCTCGGTCTGGGTCGAGGTGGCGGTGCACGCGATGTCGAGGCGGCGCTCCCCGAGGGCCACGATCGTCCAGTGGACCGTCGAGCCGGTGCCGAGCCCGACCCGCATCCCGTCCTCGACGTAGGTGGCGGCGTGGCGGCCCGCTGCTTCCTTCTGGGCCAGTCGCGGATCGTGGTGCTCGGCGCTGCTCATACTGCCATCGTCGCGTAGCGGCGAGCGAGATCGGCGCTGCGCTTGGGGTTGCGGTCCCGGTCGAACAGCCCGAACTCGACGTCGAAGCCGTGCAGCCATTCGTAGTTGTCGACCGCGGTCCAGTGGAAGAACCCGCGGACGTCGATGCCGTCCTCGATCGCATCGGAGACGATGCCGATGCACTCATCCA
It encodes:
- a CDS encoding glycoside hydrolase family 2 protein, whose protein sequence is MDGGPAPERILPDRAGVSLEGTWRAAVADESLRRAYPDPEFDDSAWEDLPVPGHWRSTPAFSESDGPLLVRRRFELDATATPAWGEQPAQQRHWLVLDGVFYTSDVWLDGTYLGDTEGYFFPHAFEITRELAARSEHVLAVEVACARQRERTRKRNLTGVFQHWDLLDQSFNPGGIWRPVRLETSGPLRIKHSRIVCRDAREDAASVSLRAVLDAADPALATIRTRVVDHRGREVVEMVRDQPVATGENRLEWTVTVPDPALWWPWSLGDQPLYIIELDVLTGDRISDRVRRSVGLRRVALDNWIFSVNGERLFLKGTNQGPSRVALADASPDLLTGDVRRVREAGLDLMRVHGHISRPELYQAADEQGVLLWQDMPLQWGYARGVRRQARRQAREAVDLLGHHPSIAIWCAHNEPMAIDIEPATLDDPRRRARLAAKAIAAQVLPTWNKSVLDHSISSVLERNDGSRPVVPHSGVLPHPPKLDGTDTHLYLGWYLGDERDLPRLLRWWPKLARFVTEFGAQAVPADAGFLEPDRWPALDWDRAHRVHALQKTFFDRYVPPAAHPTFDQWREATQRYQAELVKHHVETLRRLKYRPTGGFAQFCFADGYPSVTWSVLGHDRQPKAALHALAAACRPLIVVADRLPRIVRPAEPLRAAIHVVSDLRITLADVVVTAHLEWRDGAGRSRSLRWSWQGEVEADAATYVATMESIVPDAEGELSLRLELADAPARGSILASNRYTTTVERARRRDAASQP
- a CDS encoding sensor domain-containing phosphodiesterase, translating into MAETTAEGEAGIRQPVDERAQPGTRREGGDLPRAALDWLLDRSAEVVVLVDDGGMVAYVNPTVRRMLGFDARSLVGRSLTELLGPESVTELDGMLPVATGGAGWRESQRGGPLLLAVRDAEGRTCQLLAEVSSEAPIGGRPFTALRLSAVRGDGRRTIDALGRRLAFEDLLTRLASSFVLLPAPEIDEGITRALADIGTFSEVDRAYVCMLDDDRGTIENTHAWASPSRLQAGSRASTVAQDAVPAWMATLRALEPVYIARVADLDDRWARERSLLAAHGVRSALAVPLATEGRLVGFIGFESIGTERLWSDDHLAVLSAAAGIISQALARSAAEERFVTAFTGAPLGMALHGPDGRHLQVNRTYCELVGRSEDELIGRPVIEVVHPDDQDELLDRYADLLAGRAARISHDVRAWKGDGELSWFRAHSAAVRTSEGVLQYLVTHLEDITERHQQEQELRLSEERYRTLVENSPALVTRFDREGRMVYVSPAIRELASVEPHEVTGRTSAVFTDDEREYRKWVASLHRVFETGQRLDTEWEIPVAGGSRWFQSRAVPEFGPDGQVEHVLVMNTDITAVKRSEAELARQALHDPLTGLANRALFLDHLALALARCRRREERLAVLFLDLDRFKVVNDSLGHSAGDELLIVVGHRLQEVLRAGDTVARLGGDEFVVLLPDVAGGEEVVEIAERVLHALRRPVRVGADEVFPTGSIGIALAPGTAGTDEPITAEGLLRDADAAMYRAKARGRDRFEMFDENLRTQAMARLHLESFLRRAIDLDELEVHFQPEVSLTTGAIVGCEALVRWRHPVDGLLDAGSFISVAEESGLIVDVGSWVLREACRLASQWLTGDRAIETVRVNLAARQIAHPDLVPLVVEALEESGLDASMLCLEITETTVMADPAASLEVLGRLRALGVQLAIDDFGTGYSSLATLKQLPVDILKIDRSFVDGLGVDPDDTAIVDAIVSLGRALGLGIVAEGVETSTQLRELRGLGCDRAQGFLFAPAVPADRFWDACALAHQPEAAS
- a CDS encoding magnesium chelatase; translation: MPSPSTRPETIGALRRSGWVSRPVKEEIRQNAVARIRAGEPLFPGVLGYDDTVLPQLENALLAGHDVIFLGERGQAKTRMIRSLTGLLDEWMPIVAGSEINDDPYHPVSRHARDLVAAEGDDTPVEWVHRDDRFGEKLATPDTSIADLIGEVDPIKVAEGRYLSDELTLHYGLVPRTNRGIFAINELPDLAERIQVGLLNVLEERDVQIRGYKIRLPLDVLLLASANPEDYTNRGRIITPLKDRFGSQIRTHYPLDVETEVAIARQEARPLEADGLRVVVPDYMAEAVAELSQLARQSPHINQRSGVSVRLTVSNIETLVANAARRALVHGETDVVPRVSDLDALASSTAGKVEIDSIEGGRDEQIIEHLLKAAVLSVFRDHLPIEDLRPVIDAFDGSRVVHVGEDVLSADYVGLITEIPELREPVRRLTGGDESAASVAAAVEFVLEGLHLSKRLNKETVGARAQYRGRG
- the rpiA gene encoding ribose-5-phosphate isomerase RpiA codes for the protein MSSAEHHDPRLAQKEAAGRHAATYVEDGMRVGLGTGSTVHWTIVALGERRLDIACTATSTQTEQLARSLGLQVVPPDDLGRLDVGIDGADEVDPDFNLTKGGGGALTREKIVGQMCERWIVVVDEHKLVDQLGDFGTPLEILPFAPGVVASRVEALGASSVSIRPGGSDNGNLLADARFGLIDDPRGLAASLDAIPGVVEHGIFLGEMVERVVVAGDGGVHELVNDR